One genomic region from Actinocatenispora thailandica encodes:
- a CDS encoding helix-turn-helix transcriptional regulator translates to MATRRAKLSPEQVGLPHAGHRRVPGLRREEVAVIAGVSPDWYNRLEKGHISGVSDDVLDAVARALQLDEAERQHLFNLARAAKPARNPPRRVRTPVPASVQRVLDSMSGTAAFVRNGRLDILASNILGRALYSPVLDQPAHRANIARFDFLDPRAGDYYPDYDGALAVAVALLRTEAGRNPHDPDLTALIGELATQSEAFRTRWGAHDVRLHRGGIKTFNHPAVGHLELAYDSMELVAAPGLVLTAYTAKPATASADNLALLATWAATEAQAQAGSASDRRDITGHPESHTVTD, encoded by the coding sequence TTGGCCACCCGCCGCGCCAAGCTCAGCCCCGAGCAGGTGGGCCTGCCCCATGCCGGCCACCGCCGCGTACCGGGGCTGCGGCGGGAAGAGGTCGCCGTCATCGCCGGCGTCAGCCCCGATTGGTACAACCGGCTGGAGAAGGGACACATCTCGGGCGTCTCCGACGATGTACTCGACGCGGTGGCGCGGGCGCTGCAACTCGACGAGGCCGAACGCCAGCACCTGTTCAACCTCGCCCGCGCAGCCAAACCGGCCCGCAACCCACCCCGCCGGGTCCGGACACCCGTACCGGCCAGCGTGCAGCGCGTGCTGGACTCCATGAGCGGCACCGCCGCGTTCGTGCGCAACGGCCGCCTGGACATCCTGGCCAGCAACATCCTCGGCCGGGCCCTGTACTCACCCGTGCTCGACCAGCCCGCGCACCGCGCCAACATCGCCCGCTTCGACTTCCTCGACCCCCGCGCCGGCGACTACTACCCCGACTACGACGGGGCCCTCGCGGTGGCTGTCGCCCTGCTGCGCACCGAAGCCGGCCGCAACCCCCACGACCCCGACCTCACCGCACTCATCGGTGAGCTCGCCACCCAATCCGAGGCGTTCCGCACCCGGTGGGGCGCCCACGACGTGCGGCTGCACCGCGGCGGTATCAAGACGTTCAACCACCCCGCCGTCGGACACCTGGAACTGGCCTACGACTCGATGGAACTCGTCGCCGCCCCCGGCCTCGTGCTCACCGCCTACACCGCCAAACCTGCCACCGCCTCCGCCGACAACCTCGCGCTGCTGGCGACCTGGGCCGCCACCGAGGCCCAAGCACAGGCTGGCTCGGCATCTGACCGACGCGACATCACCGGCCATCCCGAATCGCACACCGTGACCGACTGA
- a CDS encoding cupin domain-containing protein has product MTNDNFEQIFPLGTSNDAYAQYFTGHSYLAPLASGSVPVSNVTFEPGCRNNWHIHHGTDGGGDQILLCTAGSGWYQAEDEHPVDMQPGSVVRVPAGTKHWHGAKADTWFSHLAFITPGDDVTNEWLEPVTDEDYAKLPTNGANA; this is encoded by the coding sequence ATGACCAATGACAACTTCGAGCAGATCTTCCCGCTCGGTACGAGCAACGACGCCTACGCCCAGTACTTCACCGGCCACAGCTACCTGGCTCCGCTCGCCTCGGGCAGCGTCCCGGTCAGCAACGTGACCTTCGAGCCGGGCTGCCGCAACAACTGGCACATCCACCACGGCACCGACGGAGGCGGCGACCAGATCCTGCTGTGCACCGCAGGCAGCGGCTGGTACCAGGCCGAGGACGAACATCCCGTCGACATGCAGCCCGGATCGGTGGTACGCGTGCCGGCCGGCACCAAGCACTGGCACGGCGCAAAGGCCGACACCTGGTTCTCCCACCTCGCCTTCATCACCCCCGGCGACGACGTCACCAACGAATGGCTCGAGCCCGTCACCGACGAGGACTACGCCAAGCTGCCGACCAACGGAGCGAACGCATGA
- a CDS encoding aldo/keto reductase, protein MSILNETYTLSNDIQIPKLGLGTWFIDDDKAADAVRAAVEIGYRNIDTAQAYGNERGVGEGVRTSRLAREQLFVSTKLAAEIKDYDQAVAAIDQSLSALDIDYIDLMLIHAPQPWNDFRGGDYSAGNLAAWRALEHAHQAGKLRSIGVSNFLQEDLDNILEHGTVAPHVNQILVHAGNTPTDLIAYCHTRNILVEAYSPIAHGEILNNERVAAIAQKYRVSVPQLCIRYTLQLQTVALPKTANPNHMRSNAEVDFTISETDMETLRDLHERDYGQSSAFPVYSGK, encoded by the coding sequence ATGAGCATCCTGAACGAGACCTACACCCTGTCCAACGACATCCAGATCCCCAAACTGGGACTCGGCACCTGGTTCATCGACGACGACAAGGCGGCCGACGCCGTCCGCGCCGCTGTCGAGATCGGCTACCGCAACATCGACACCGCCCAGGCCTACGGCAACGAACGCGGCGTCGGCGAGGGCGTCCGCACCTCCCGCCTCGCCCGCGAACAGCTGTTCGTCTCCACGAAACTCGCCGCGGAGATCAAGGACTACGACCAAGCCGTGGCCGCGATCGACCAGTCGCTGTCCGCACTCGACATCGACTACATCGACCTCATGCTCATCCACGCCCCGCAACCGTGGAACGACTTCCGCGGCGGCGACTACTCCGCGGGCAACCTGGCGGCTTGGCGGGCCCTCGAACACGCCCACCAGGCGGGCAAGCTGCGCTCCATCGGCGTGTCCAACTTCCTCCAGGAAGACCTGGACAACATCCTCGAGCACGGCACCGTCGCCCCGCACGTCAACCAGATCCTGGTCCACGCCGGCAACACGCCCACCGACCTGATCGCCTACTGCCACACCAGGAACATTCTCGTCGAGGCGTACTCGCCGATCGCCCATGGCGAGATCCTCAACAACGAGCGCGTCGCCGCCATCGCGCAGAAGTACCGCGTCAGCGTGCCCCAGCTGTGCATCCGATACACCCTGCAGCTCCAGACGGTGGCTCTGCCGAAGACCGCAAACCCCAACCACATGCGCTCGAACGCCGAGGTCGACTTCACCATCTCCGAGACGGACATGGAAACACTACGAGACCTGCACGAGCGCGACTACGGACAATCCAGCGCCTTCCCCGTCTACAGCGGCAAGTGA
- a CDS encoding helix-turn-helix domain-containing protein translates to MTAKNESAREFLATRRAKITPEMAGLPRGAGPRRVPGLRREEVAMLSGVSVDYYTRIEKGDLTGVSDEILDAVARALQLNDDETGYLYDLARIARRPTRARRQAKPTTAVPQQVQLLIDSMSATPVVAHNRWLDVLAANALGRALFDLVYDSPTRRSHTAPPNLALFVFLDPAAEDFYADLDAAATVCVRTLRAQAAETPHDKRLTQLIGELSTRSEDFRARWAAHNVGKHRTGHKTIRHREVGELHLGFEELTLDSTPSIVLSTYIAEPASPTAERLQLLAAWAATSAVAEH, encoded by the coding sequence ATGACGGCGAAGAACGAGAGCGCGCGGGAGTTTTTGGCCACGCGCCGCGCGAAGATCACCCCCGAGATGGCCGGGCTGCCCAGAGGTGCCGGCCCTCGGCGAGTGCCCGGCCTGCGCCGGGAGGAGGTCGCCATGCTCTCCGGCGTCTCCGTCGACTACTACACGCGAATCGAGAAAGGTGACCTGACCGGAGTCTCCGACGAGATCCTCGACGCTGTCGCCCGAGCCCTGCAGCTCAACGACGACGAGACCGGCTACCTCTACGACCTCGCCCGCATCGCGCGCCGGCCTACCCGGGCCCGCAGACAAGCGAAGCCGACAACAGCGGTGCCGCAACAGGTCCAGCTGCTCATCGACTCCATGAGCGCCACGCCAGTAGTCGCGCACAACAGGTGGCTGGACGTTCTGGCCGCCAACGCACTCGGCCGGGCACTGTTCGACCTCGTCTACGACAGCCCCACCCGCCGCTCACACACAGCACCACCGAACCTGGCCTTGTTCGTCTTCCTCGACCCGGCCGCCGAGGACTTCTACGCCGACCTCGATGCCGCCGCAACCGTGTGCGTGCGGACCCTACGCGCTCAGGCCGCCGAGACTCCCCACGACAAGCGCCTCACCCAGCTGATCGGTGAGCTATCCACCCGCAGCGAAGACTTCCGCGCCCGCTGGGCCGCCCACAACGTCGGCAAGCACCGAACCGGTCACAAAACCATCCGCCACAGAGAAGTCGGAGAGCTCCACCTGGGCTTCGAGGAGCTCACCCTCGACTCGACCCCGTCAATCGTTCTGTCCACGTACATCGCCGAACCCGCCTCCCCGACTGCTGAGCGCCTGCAGCTCTTGGCTGCCTGGGCAGCGACATCCGCAGTCGCGGAGCACTGA
- a CDS encoding alpha/beta hydrolase: MGDSIDIKTFNGYGTTLSAVINFPPEFQESQTYPAIVVSHPGGGVKEQTAGLYARRLAESGFVTVAYDASFQGASSGTPRQLENPHIRTEDVSAVVDYLTTLDYVDNERIGAMGICAGAGYTANAAINDPRIKAVGTVSMVNIGQMFRNGWADDVKDADAAPVLAMGAQARTTDAAGKENAFPLAPLHEQDAPNEELRQAWEYYHTPRCEHPNAPGFMTTRSLSQIITYDAFHKAEAFLTQPLLLIAGSAAGSKWMSDDLYKRAASRNKSFHVVEGANHMSLYDGKKEVAEAVGELGPFFTSHL, from the coding sequence ATGGGCGACAGCATCGACATCAAAACGTTCAACGGCTACGGCACCACCCTGTCCGCCGTGATCAACTTCCCGCCGGAGTTCCAGGAGTCTCAGACGTATCCGGCGATCGTCGTCTCCCATCCAGGCGGTGGGGTGAAGGAACAGACCGCCGGCCTGTACGCCAGGAGGCTGGCCGAGTCCGGATTCGTCACCGTCGCCTACGACGCCTCGTTCCAGGGCGCCAGCTCGGGGACACCGAGGCAGCTGGAGAACCCGCACATCCGCACCGAGGACGTCAGCGCTGTGGTCGACTACCTGACCACGCTCGACTACGTCGACAATGAGCGGATAGGCGCGATGGGCATCTGCGCGGGGGCCGGCTACACCGCAAACGCCGCAATCAACGATCCGCGAATCAAGGCGGTAGGCACGGTCAGCATGGTCAATATCGGGCAGATGTTCCGCAACGGCTGGGCCGACGACGTCAAGGACGCAGACGCCGCGCCTGTGCTGGCCATGGGTGCGCAGGCCCGTACCACCGACGCCGCGGGTAAAGAGAATGCGTTCCCGCTGGCCCCGCTGCACGAGCAGGACGCCCCGAACGAGGAACTGCGTCAAGCGTGGGAGTACTACCACACACCGCGCTGCGAGCACCCCAACGCTCCAGGGTTCATGACGACGCGCAGCCTGAGCCAGATCATCACCTACGACGCCTTCCACAAGGCCGAGGCGTTTCTGACCCAGCCACTGCTGCTGATCGCGGGCAGCGCGGCCGGGTCCAAGTGGATGAGCGATGACCTCTACAAGCGGGCCGCGAGCAGGAACAAGTCGTTCCATGTCGTCGAGGGTGCCAACCACATGTCGCTGTACGACGGCAAGAAAGAGGTCGCCGAGGCCGTCGGCGAACTCGGACCGTTCTTCACCTCTCACCTCTGA
- a CDS encoding DUF2255 family protein translates to MSAWTPNELDRINAETYFTVGVTLPDGTTPKTVNIWSVPVGDRIFIRSYNGTQGKWYGPALKTGHGRIAAGGVEKNVRFVPVATDDEETNKAVDASYRQKYANSQYAVTMSTEPVRRNTLEVIPED, encoded by the coding sequence ATGAGTGCTTGGACGCCCAACGAGCTGGACCGCATCAACGCCGAAACGTATTTCACCGTCGGGGTGACACTTCCCGACGGCACGACACCAAAAACCGTCAACATCTGGTCGGTGCCCGTCGGGGATCGGATCTTCATCCGCTCCTACAACGGGACGCAGGGCAAGTGGTACGGGCCGGCTTTGAAGACCGGCCACGGCAGGATCGCCGCGGGCGGCGTGGAGAAGAACGTACGGTTCGTTCCCGTCGCCACTGACGACGAGGAAACCAACAAGGCCGTCGATGCCTCATACCGCCAGAAGTACGCGAACAGCCAGTACGCGGTGACCATGTCCACCGAGCCGGTGCGTCGCAACACCCTGGAGGTCATCCCCGAGGACTGA
- a CDS encoding low temperature requirement protein A, giving the protein MPPEPRFRLVPMRPRDPHEKGRTASTLELFFDLVFVVAVSIAAQQLHHALTDGQVRDGIVNYAIVFFGIWWAWMNFTWFATSFDTDDWLYRVLTIVQMGGVLVLASGIGPAFTDHNYTVLVLAYVVMRLALVTQWLRASRSAGPSRRATLIYAAGVSLVQALWLAALLLPPGWFAAALVVLVAAELAVPVVAERTGSTPWHPHHITERYGLFTLIVLGESLLGSANAIIEAVHDIGELGSLVAIAALALIATAALWWIYFWPPHHHAISSFSRSLAYGYGHYFIFAAAGALSAGIEVEIDLLTGHSQLRSPWAAFAYTIPITVFVLGIWALALRPHADHLINALVPLAGLLVLIDPLIPLPFASTAVILAAVVAMLVWRRPIDKPTT; this is encoded by the coding sequence ATGCCGCCCGAACCCCGATTCCGGCTTGTTCCCATGCGACCGCGCGACCCGCACGAGAAGGGCCGCACGGCCTCGACGCTGGAGCTGTTCTTCGACCTGGTCTTCGTCGTCGCCGTGAGCATCGCCGCGCAGCAGCTGCACCATGCGCTCACCGACGGCCAGGTGCGCGACGGGATCGTCAACTACGCGATCGTGTTCTTCGGGATCTGGTGGGCATGGATGAACTTCACCTGGTTCGCCACCTCCTTCGACACCGACGACTGGCTCTACCGCGTGCTGACCATCGTGCAGATGGGCGGCGTGCTCGTCCTCGCCTCCGGCATCGGCCCCGCGTTCACAGACCACAACTACACGGTGCTCGTCCTCGCCTACGTGGTCATGCGTCTGGCGCTGGTAACCCAGTGGCTGCGCGCCTCCCGCTCGGCAGGACCATCGCGGCGGGCCACCCTGATCTACGCGGCCGGGGTATCGCTGGTCCAGGCCCTGTGGCTCGCCGCCCTGCTCCTGCCTCCCGGATGGTTCGCAGCCGCGTTGGTGGTACTGGTGGCCGCGGAGTTGGCCGTACCTGTCGTGGCCGAGCGCACCGGTTCCACGCCGTGGCACCCGCACCACATCACCGAACGCTACGGACTGTTCACCTTGATCGTCCTCGGTGAGAGCCTCCTCGGCTCTGCCAACGCGATCATCGAGGCCGTCCACGACATCGGCGAACTCGGATCCCTCGTTGCCATCGCCGCCCTCGCGCTGATCGCCACCGCCGCACTGTGGTGGATCTACTTCTGGCCACCCCACCACCACGCCATCAGCAGCTTCTCCCGCTCCCTGGCCTACGGCTACGGGCACTACTTCATCTTCGCCGCCGCCGGGGCGTTGTCGGCCGGCATCGAGGTGGAGATCGACCTCCTCACCGGGCACAGCCAGTTGCGTTCACCCTGGGCAGCCTTCGCCTACACGATCCCGATCACTGTGTTCGTCCTGGGCATCTGGGCGCTGGCGCTCCGCCCCCACGCCGATCACCTCATCAATGCCCTCGTGCCGCTGGCCGGGCTGCTGGTGCTGATCGACCCCTTGATTCCATTGCCGTTCGCCTCGACCGCGGTCATCCTCGCCGCAGTGGTGGCGATGCTCGTCTGGCGGCGACCCATCGACAAGCCCACGACCTGA
- a CDS encoding alpha/beta hydrolase family protein, translating to MWAAVLAASTKAHLRGEAMIAMADKERTQAAFDSFVQLWTTGTTGGRRAPVLRRPDEEGLEYEDVFFPSMDGVALEGWFIPADSDRLVIHNHFLPGNRYGYPGHLREFGGLGGFEVSFLPEYRALHDAGYNILCYDIRNHGMSGQGNGGIAGIGLLEYRDVIGSLRYARSREDTKDMRKVLLSVCLGADSTAVAWGKHPKEFGEIQAMVMLQPVSARPVVEEFVKGIGMDDGFEKFDRAVHERTGFHLDEQSPIEHVKAVTVPTLVAQVHRDTMTRPEDVQSIYDALPVEDKQLYWIEGTDRRFDGYNFFGLHPDIPIEWFNKHLA from the coding sequence ATGTGGGCCGCCGTCTTGGCGGCGAGTACCAAGGCGCACCTGCGCGGGGAGGCGATGATCGCCATGGCGGACAAGGAAAGGACCCAAGCGGCGTTCGATAGCTTCGTCCAGTTGTGGACGACGGGTACCACCGGAGGACGCCGCGCTCCGGTGCTGCGCCGGCCGGATGAGGAGGGCTTGGAGTACGAGGATGTCTTCTTTCCCTCGATGGACGGGGTTGCGTTGGAGGGCTGGTTCATCCCGGCGGATTCGGACAGGCTGGTCATCCACAACCACTTCCTGCCCGGCAACCGATACGGCTACCCGGGTCACCTGCGTGAGTTCGGCGGGCTCGGCGGGTTCGAGGTCAGTTTTCTGCCCGAGTACAGGGCGCTGCACGACGCCGGCTACAACATTCTCTGCTACGACATCCGCAACCACGGGATGAGCGGCCAGGGCAACGGCGGTATCGCCGGCATCGGCCTGCTGGAGTACCGAGACGTCATAGGCTCCCTGCGCTACGCCCGTTCGCGCGAGGACACCAAGGACATGCGCAAGGTCCTGTTGTCGGTTTGTCTGGGAGCCGACTCCACTGCCGTCGCCTGGGGCAAGCATCCAAAGGAGTTCGGTGAGATTCAGGCCATGGTCATGCTCCAGCCGGTCTCGGCCCGACCCGTCGTCGAGGAATTCGTCAAGGGCATTGGCATGGACGACGGATTCGAGAAGTTCGACAGGGCGGTGCACGAGCGGACCGGTTTTCACCTCGACGAGCAGTCCCCGATCGAGCACGTCAAGGCGGTCACGGTTCCGACGCTGGTTGCCCAGGTCCACCGCGACACGATGACCCGCCCTGAGGACGTCCAGTCGATCTACGACGCCTTGCCGGTTGAAGACAAGCAGCTGTACTGGATCGAGGGTACCGACCGTCGATTCGACGGGTACAACTTCTTCGGCCTGCACCCCGACATCCCGATCGAGTGGTTCAACAAGCACCTCGCCTAG
- a CDS encoding DUF1330 domain-containing protein, with translation MAGYVIAQLRPPDPLPPEVGRYLELVQGTLDPFDGTFLVHGGALEVREGSWPGDAVVIRFPDVERARGWYDSPAYAEIRPLRTDHIDCDVVIVEGD, from the coding sequence ATGGCTGGGTACGTGATCGCGCAGCTCCGTCCACCGGACCCGCTGCCGCCGGAGGTCGGGCGGTACCTGGAGCTCGTGCAGGGCACGCTCGATCCGTTCGACGGCACGTTCCTCGTGCACGGCGGCGCCCTGGAGGTACGGGAGGGCAGCTGGCCGGGCGATGCGGTGGTGATCCGGTTCCCGGACGTCGAACGCGCCCGCGGCTGGTACGACTCGCCGGCGTACGCGGAGATTCGGCCGCTGCGCACCGACCACATCGACTGCGACGTCGTCATCGTCGAAGGCGACTGA
- a CDS encoding hydroxyacid dehydrogenase, with product MSRRTYEWLLTPARAARLAELLELPAEPVTDLAAPPARAALAAAEVLVTGWRGPSLPVELPNLRAVFHTAGTVRTLIPDELFDRGVRVVTAADAGAVPVAEYALAAILWANKQVLRSARWYARRRSLAARDDVPAAGNLGKRVGLVGASRVGRRVARLLAPFDVDVHVADPYLTEPDARDLGVTVRELDDLLADCDVVSLHAPATPATRQLFDARRLALLPDGATLINTARGALIDHDALLAELRTGRIDAILDVTDPEPLPPDSPYWTLPNVLLTPHHAGAYNPVEAGRQLDLVLDELARYLRGEPLRHELRPADRARMA from the coding sequence ATGAGCCGACGCACGTACGAGTGGCTGCTGACACCGGCGCGCGCGGCCCGGCTGGCCGAACTGCTGGAGCTGCCCGCCGAGCCGGTCACCGACCTCGCCGCGCCGCCCGCCCGCGCCGCTCTCGCTGCCGCCGAGGTGCTCGTCACCGGCTGGCGCGGTCCGTCCCTGCCGGTCGAGCTGCCGAACCTGCGGGCGGTGTTCCACACCGCAGGCACCGTGCGCACCCTGATCCCGGACGAGCTGTTCGACCGGGGGGTCCGGGTGGTCACCGCCGCCGACGCTGGCGCGGTCCCGGTCGCCGAGTACGCGCTGGCCGCGATCCTGTGGGCGAACAAGCAGGTGCTCCGCTCCGCCCGGTGGTACGCGCGGCGGCGGTCGCTGGCCGCCCGGGACGACGTGCCCGCCGCCGGCAACCTGGGCAAGCGCGTCGGTCTGGTCGGCGCCTCCCGGGTCGGCCGACGGGTGGCCCGGCTGCTCGCGCCGTTCGACGTCGACGTGCACGTCGCCGACCCGTACCTCACCGAGCCGGACGCGCGGGACCTCGGCGTCACCGTACGGGAACTCGACGACCTGCTCGCCGACTGCGACGTGGTGTCGCTGCACGCGCCGGCCACCCCGGCGACCCGGCAGCTGTTCGACGCGCGCCGGCTCGCGCTGCTGCCCGACGGCGCGACGCTGATCAACACCGCCCGCGGGGCGCTGATCGACCACGACGCGCTGCTCGCCGAGCTGCGTACCGGCCGGATCGACGCGATCCTCGACGTCACCGACCCGGAACCGCTGCCGCCCGACTCGCCGTACTGGACGCTGCCGAACGTGCTGCTCACCCCGCACCACGCCGGCGCGTACAACCCGGTCGAGGCGGGACGGCAGCTCGACCTGGTGCTCGACGAGCTGGCCCGCTACCTGCGCGGCGAGCCGCTGCGACACGAACTGCGCCCCGCCGACCGCGCCCGGATGGCGTGA
- a CDS encoding heparinase II/III domain-containing protein, with the protein MLLLDNRNDDLRARLTGSHAARWRRLADQCDGYRGQAPPAEHPRASITYFGPAAANLALAYTLTGQPGYLDEAWRWIGTAISYPHWGRAHLPDHDLDAGWLLHGLSLGYDWLRDALPPDRAEALRAKLILQGERLYEYAVATEGSWWSSSYWQNHNWICYAGLATAGYALDRPEWTERAKRNFARVVDLLPADGSDSEGVVYWRYGVPWLATYLDLLHRTENIDWWQRCRFLAHTFDYRLHQSAPGFERIVDHGDCHDRWSGHSLALYYTLASRYRDGRPQWLAEHVERDSYWREAYASGVKPGVLPEAYAELLAYDPTVTPEPPGEPARYFPDLGLVAARTGWEPDATLVSVKAAPGGGNTAWDTSHTLPGETLSAGHHHPDAGSFVYLSHGAYLVVEDGYNNRKRAEHHNTVLVDGHGWADEDRYHVYQGIPYQRRPTMRDVHVGGGWAHATASSAAMYDPALGVRRLDRTVVFTPAGRLVVLDELAADEPRQWTFLLHSDWPAEPLGPGRYRLRSGPGQAWVRQWAPAGSTIEQVDTVIEANPTSSTPELRLTRTLRTLRVTTPPATAARLLTVLEPTSALTPEPPLVTRLAGHLRPDDPGAPDRPGAGDDPGAQGWPDQGGEPGARARLGAGGDPGAPDRPGAGGDPGAPDQPGAGGVGVRFGPETVLLFPGADRPADRPDTVVAVLTGADGAPVRIPADRAPAAARP; encoded by the coding sequence ATGTTGTTGCTGGACAACAGGAACGACGACCTGCGGGCGCGCCTCACCGGCAGCCACGCGGCGCGCTGGCGGCGGCTCGCCGACCAGTGCGACGGCTACCGCGGGCAGGCGCCGCCGGCCGAGCACCCGCGCGCCAGCATCACCTACTTCGGCCCAGCCGCGGCGAACCTCGCCCTCGCCTACACCCTGACCGGGCAGCCCGGCTACCTGGACGAGGCGTGGCGCTGGATCGGAACCGCGATCTCCTACCCGCACTGGGGTCGCGCGCACCTGCCGGATCACGACCTGGACGCCGGCTGGCTGCTGCACGGGCTGTCCCTCGGGTACGACTGGCTGCGCGACGCGCTGCCGCCCGACCGTGCGGAAGCGTTGCGCGCCAAACTGATCCTGCAGGGCGAGCGGCTGTACGAGTACGCCGTGGCGACCGAGGGCAGCTGGTGGTCCTCGTCGTACTGGCAGAACCACAACTGGATCTGCTACGCCGGCCTGGCCACCGCCGGGTACGCACTCGACCGTCCGGAGTGGACGGAGCGGGCGAAGCGGAACTTCGCCCGGGTGGTCGATCTGCTGCCCGCCGACGGTTCCGACTCCGAGGGTGTCGTCTACTGGCGCTACGGCGTGCCGTGGCTCGCCACCTACCTGGATCTGTTGCACCGCACCGAGAACATCGACTGGTGGCAGCGCTGCCGGTTCCTCGCCCACACGTTCGACTACCGGCTGCACCAGTCGGCACCCGGCTTCGAGCGCATCGTCGACCACGGCGACTGCCACGACCGGTGGAGCGGCCACAGCCTCGCCCTCTACTACACCCTCGCCTCCCGCTACCGGGACGGCCGCCCGCAGTGGCTCGCCGAGCACGTCGAACGCGACTCGTACTGGCGGGAGGCGTACGCCTCCGGGGTCAAGCCCGGCGTGCTGCCCGAGGCGTACGCGGAGCTGCTCGCCTACGATCCCACCGTCACGCCGGAGCCGCCCGGGGAGCCCGCCAGGTACTTTCCGGACCTGGGCCTGGTCGCGGCGCGCACCGGCTGGGAGCCGGACGCCACCCTGGTCAGCGTCAAGGCCGCACCCGGCGGCGGCAACACCGCCTGGGACACCTCGCACACGCTGCCGGGGGAGACGCTCAGCGCCGGCCACCACCACCCGGACGCCGGATCGTTCGTCTACCTGTCGCACGGCGCGTACCTGGTCGTGGAGGACGGGTACAACAACCGGAAGCGGGCCGAACACCACAACACCGTGCTGGTCGACGGGCACGGCTGGGCCGACGAGGACCGCTACCACGTCTACCAGGGCATCCCGTACCAGCGGCGGCCGACGATGCGCGACGTGCACGTCGGCGGCGGCTGGGCGCACGCCACCGCGTCGTCCGCCGCGATGTACGACCCGGCGCTCGGCGTGCGGCGGCTCGACCGCACCGTCGTGTTCACCCCGGCCGGCCGGCTGGTCGTCCTGGACGAACTGGCCGCCGACGAACCGCGGCAGTGGACGTTCCTGCTGCACAGCGACTGGCCGGCGGAGCCGCTCGGGCCCGGCCGGTACCGGCTGCGATCCGGGCCCGGGCAGGCCTGGGTGCGGCAGTGGGCGCCGGCCGGCAGCACCATCGAACAGGTCGACACCGTCATCGAGGCCAACCCGACCTCCAGCACGCCCGAGCTGCGCCTCACCCGCACGCTGCGTACGCTGCGGGTCACCACCCCGCCGGCCACCGCCGCCCGGCTGCTCACCGTGCTGGAACCCACCTCGGCGCTGACCCCGGAACCACCCCTGGTCACCCGGCTCGCCGGGCACCTTCGCCCCGACGATCCTGGTGCGCCGGACCGGCCCGGCGCCGGTGACGATCCCGGTGCGCAGGGCTGGCCGGACCAGGGTGGCGAGCCCGGTGCGCGGGCCCGGCTCGGCGCGGGTGGCGATCCCGGTGCGCCGGACCGGCCCGGCGCGGGTGGCGATCCCGGTGCGCCGGACCAGCCCGGCGCGGGTGGCGTGGGGGTCCGGTTCGGGCCCGAGACCGTGCTGCTGTTCCCCGGCGCCGACCGGCCAGCGGACCGGCCGGACACCGTCGTCGCGGTGCTGACCGGGGCAGACGGCGCGCCGGTACGGATTCCGGCCGACCGGGCACCGGCGGCGGCCCGACCATGA